One genomic region from Gemmatimonas sp. encodes:
- a CDS encoding alcohol dehydrogenase catalytic domain-containing protein — protein sequence MLNVRAAVIEAKDGPFVFRDVDVDEPRADEIVVRVVATGICQADAHVRSQGYASPLPLVLGHEGAGIVEHIGASVRSVVPGDRVVMSFPSCGYCDECLGGHPAYCVHNLQLSFGAARLDGTNAFHDVHGHFFGQSSFATYALARAARRAAMPLRAAAHHRSCRRCPTPPPHCARPRAASRASSHCP from the coding sequence ATGCTGAACGTGAGAGCTGCAGTGATCGAAGCGAAAGACGGGCCCTTCGTCTTCCGCGATGTCGACGTGGACGAGCCACGCGCCGACGAGATCGTCGTGCGCGTCGTCGCGACGGGGATCTGCCAGGCGGATGCGCACGTGCGCTCGCAAGGATACGCATCGCCGCTGCCCCTCGTGCTTGGCCATGAGGGCGCCGGCATCGTCGAGCACATCGGCGCGAGCGTGCGCAGTGTGGTGCCCGGAGACCGGGTGGTGATGTCTTTTCCATCGTGCGGCTACTGCGACGAGTGTCTTGGCGGCCATCCGGCGTACTGCGTCCATAACCTGCAACTCTCGTTCGGCGCGGCGCGCCTCGACGGTACGAATGCGTTTCACGACGTGCACGGACATTTCTTCGGGCAGTCGTCGTTCGCGACGTACGCGCTGGCACGAGCGGCTCGTCGTGCTGCAATGCCGCTTCGAGCAGCGGCACATCATCGATCGTGCCGACGTTGCCCAACACCACCGCCGCATTGCGCGCGACCCCGCGCCGCTTCGCGCGCTTCATCGCACTGCCCTTGA
- a CDS encoding alpha/beta fold hydrolase: MTTLSLVHAVRPPEAGANVDGVKPPLLILMHGVGSNEHAMAQLAPAFDPRFVVVSVRSPLTLGLNAFGWFHVSFTAAGPVIVAEEAEAGWTLLAQFIDEAVSAYDVDPTRVFLAGFSQGGIMALATLLTAPEKVAGAVMMSGRLLPEVLPHTAAGDALRDKPALIVHGTGDEKLDIHLARWAREQLAQFPLALTYRELPMAHAITEDSLAVATTWLASSLDAAHSTAHSRTQP, translated from the coding sequence ATGACAACGCTCTCATTGGTGCATGCCGTGCGACCGCCGGAGGCAGGGGCAAATGTTGACGGCGTGAAGCCACCGCTCCTCATCCTGATGCACGGTGTCGGGAGCAACGAGCATGCGATGGCACAGCTCGCACCAGCATTCGATCCGCGCTTTGTCGTGGTGAGCGTACGCTCACCGCTGACGCTCGGGCTGAACGCGTTCGGTTGGTTCCACGTGAGCTTCACCGCGGCCGGGCCCGTGATCGTCGCCGAGGAAGCGGAGGCCGGTTGGACGTTGCTCGCGCAGTTCATCGACGAGGCCGTGAGCGCATACGACGTCGATCCGACGCGGGTCTTCCTCGCGGGCTTCAGCCAGGGTGGCATCATGGCGCTCGCTACGCTGCTCACTGCGCCGGAGAAGGTCGCGGGCGCCGTGATGATGAGTGGACGACTCCTCCCGGAAGTGTTGCCGCACACCGCGGCCGGCGACGCGCTGCGTGACAAGCCCGCGCTCATCGTGCACGGCACGGGTGACGAAAAGCTCGACATTCATCTCGCGCGCTGGGCGCGCGAGCAGCTCGCGCAGTTCCCGCTCGCGTTGACCTACCGCGAGCTGCCCATGGCCCACGCAATCACCGAGGACAGCCTCGCGGTCGCCACGACGTGGCTCGCCTCGTCGCTCGACGCGGCGCACAGCACCGCACATTCACGCACGCAACCGTGA